A single region of the Streptomyces vilmorinianum genome encodes:
- a CDS encoding ferrochelatase, whose translation MSDQHDPAPYDALLLLSFGGPEGPDDVVPFLENVTRGRGIPKERLKEVGQHYFRFGGVSPINDQNRALLAALREDFAGAGLDLPVYWGNRNWAPYLTDTLREMVTDGRRHIAVLTTSAYASYSGCRQYRENLADALSELEAEGLPLPRVDKLRHYFNHPGFVGPMVEGVLASLAELDESVRAGAHLAFTTHSIPDSAADSSGPVGDHGEGGAYVKQHLDVARVIVDAVREETGVAYPWQLVYQSRSGAPHIPWLEPDICDHLEGLYGAGVPAVVMVPIGFVSDHMEVLYDLDTEATAKAAELGLPVRRSATVGADPRFAAAVRDLVLERAASERGLRTERCALGALGPSHDLCPIGCCPARAERPAAAGADSPYA comes from the coding sequence ATGTCCGATCAGCACGATCCCGCCCCGTACGACGCTCTTCTGCTGCTCTCCTTCGGCGGCCCCGAGGGCCCGGACGACGTGGTCCCCTTCCTGGAGAACGTGACCCGCGGCCGAGGCATCCCCAAGGAACGGCTGAAGGAAGTGGGGCAGCACTACTTCCGCTTCGGCGGCGTCAGCCCGATCAACGACCAGAACCGCGCGCTGCTCGCCGCGCTGCGCGAGGACTTCGCGGGGGCCGGGCTCGACCTGCCGGTCTACTGGGGAAACCGGAACTGGGCGCCGTATCTCACCGACACCCTGCGGGAGATGGTCACCGACGGCAGGCGCCACATCGCCGTGCTCACCACCAGTGCCTACGCCTCGTACTCCGGCTGCCGACAGTACCGCGAGAACCTCGCCGACGCGCTCTCGGAGCTGGAGGCGGAGGGACTGCCGCTGCCCCGGGTCGACAAGCTCCGGCACTACTTCAACCATCCCGGCTTCGTGGGCCCCATGGTCGAGGGGGTGCTCGCCTCGCTCGCCGAGCTCGACGAGTCCGTCCGGGCCGGCGCCCATCTCGCCTTCACCACCCACTCGATCCCCGACTCCGCGGCCGACTCGTCCGGTCCCGTCGGTGACCACGGCGAGGGCGGGGCCTATGTGAAGCAGCACCTGGACGTGGCCCGGGTGATCGTCGACGCGGTCCGCGAGGAGACCGGCGTCGCGTACCCCTGGCAGCTCGTCTACCAGTCCCGCAGCGGCGCCCCGCACATCCCGTGGCTGGAACCGGACATCTGTGACCACCTGGAGGGGCTGTACGGCGCCGGGGTCCCGGCCGTCGTCATGGTCCCGATCGGGTTCGTCTCTGACCACATGGAGGTCCTCTACGACCTCGACACCGAGGCCACCGCCAAGGCCGCCGAACTGGGGCTCCCGGTACGCCGCTCGGCGACCGTGGGTGCGGACCCCCGGTTCGCGGCGGCCGTGCGGGACCTCGTCCTGGAACGGGCCGCGAGCGAGCGGGGGCTCAGGACCGAGCGCTGCGCCCTCGGCGCCCTCGGGCCCTCCCACGACCTCTGCCCGATCGGCTGCTGCCCGGCACGGGCGGAACGGCCCGCGGCGGCCGGCGCCGACAGCCCGTACGCCTGA
- a CDS encoding MFS transporter yields the protein MPSPYRAIFAAPGTRSFSVAGFIGRMPLSMMGIGIVTMISQVTGRYGLAGALSATMAMSAAVLGPQVSRLVDRYGQRRVLRPVTLASLVAAAGLLVCVQQKAPDWTLFVFTAVIGCVPSLGAMTRARWAQIYRGEARRLHTAYAWESIVDEVCFIFGPIISIGLSTIWFPEAGPLFAAVFLAIGVFWLTSLSATEPEPHPSDGTSGGSALRSPGLQVLALAFVATGAIFGSVDVVTVAFADEQGHKAAASLVLAVYALGSCLAGAVFGLLHVKGEPARTWLVGVCAMAVSMIPLLLAGNLPLLAVALFVAGLSIAPTMVTTMALVEAHVPRTKLTEGMTWTGTGLAIGVALGSSAAGWVVDASGAEAGYVVPVVSGALAVLVGLLGYRRLRRPAPTREGQRERYDDGAVTAVGERGEHQDGGQPVA from the coding sequence TTGCCCAGTCCCTACCGCGCGATCTTCGCGGCGCCCGGCACCAGATCCTTCTCGGTCGCCGGTTTCATCGGCCGGATGCCGCTGTCCATGATGGGCATCGGCATCGTCACGATGATCTCCCAGGTCACGGGGCGGTACGGACTCGCGGGGGCGCTCTCCGCGACCATGGCGATGTCGGCCGCCGTGCTCGGCCCCCAGGTCTCCCGGCTGGTCGACCGCTACGGCCAGCGCCGTGTGCTGCGCCCGGTCACTCTCGCGTCGCTGGTCGCGGCCGCCGGGCTGCTGGTCTGCGTCCAGCAGAAGGCCCCGGACTGGACCCTGTTCGTCTTCACCGCCGTCATCGGCTGTGTGCCGAGCCTCGGCGCGATGACCCGGGCGCGCTGGGCGCAGATCTACCGCGGCGAGGCCCGCCGACTGCACACCGCGTACGCGTGGGAGTCGATCGTCGACGAGGTGTGCTTCATCTTCGGCCCGATCATCTCGATCGGTCTGTCGACGATCTGGTTCCCCGAGGCGGGACCGCTCTTCGCCGCCGTCTTCCTCGCCATCGGCGTCTTCTGGCTGACCTCGCTGAGCGCCACCGAACCCGAGCCGCACCCGAGCGACGGCACGTCCGGTGGCTCGGCGCTCCGCTCCCCTGGCCTGCAGGTTCTGGCCCTCGCCTTCGTCGCCACCGGGGCGATCTTCGGCTCGGTGGACGTGGTGACGGTCGCCTTCGCCGACGAGCAGGGCCACAAGGCCGCCGCGAGCCTCGTGCTCGCCGTCTACGCGCTGGGCTCCTGCCTGGCCGGCGCCGTGTTCGGGCTGCTGCACGTCAAGGGCGAGCCGGCCCGTACATGGCTGGTGGGTGTCTGCGCGATGGCCGTGAGTATGATCCCCCTCCTACTGGCCGGGAACCTGCCGTTGCTGGCCGTGGCGCTCTTTGTCGCGGGCCTGTCCATCGCGCCGACGATGGTGACCACCATGGCCCTCGTCGAAGCGCACGTACCGCGCACCAAGCTGACCGAGGGCATGACCTGGACAGGAACCGGGCTCGCGATCGGTGTGGCGCTCGGCTCCTCGGCCGCCGGCTGGGTGGTCGACGCGTCGGGTGCGGAGGCGGGGTACGTGGTGCCCGTCGTGTCGGGTGCGCTCGCGGTCCTGGTGGGTCTCCTGGGGTATCGCCGGCTGCGCAGGCCGGCGCCGACACGGGAGGGGCAGCGTGAGCGGTACGACGATGGGGCGGTCACGGCGGTCGGAGAGCGCGGGGAGCACCAGGACGGCGGACAGCCCGTGGCGTAA
- a CDS encoding D-arabinono-1,4-lactone oxidase — MGRSRRSESAGSTRTADSPWRNWAGNVTSRPVREVSPASAEELADVVRKAAVDGLRVKTVGTGHSFTSIAATDGVLIRPHLLTGIRRIDREAMTVTVESGTPLKRLNVALAREGLSLTNMGDIMEQTVAGATSTGTHGTGRDSASIAAQIRELELVTADGRLMTCSEKENPEVFAAARIGLGALGVVTAITFAVEPVFLLTAREEPMSFDRVTSEFDALHAENEHFEFYWFPHTDNCNTKRNNRSAGPAAPPGRVSGWIDDELLSNGVFQLACSLGRAVPPVIPSIAKISSRALSARTYTDIPYKVFTSPRRVRFLEMEYALPREAAVAALRELKAMLEASPLKVSFPVEVRTAPADDIALSTASGRETAYIAVHLYKGTPHRGYFTAVERIMTAHGGRPHWGKVHTRDASYFSEVYPRFAEFTALRDRLDPDRLFANDYLRRVLGD; from the coding sequence ATGGGGCGGTCACGGCGGTCGGAGAGCGCGGGGAGCACCAGGACGGCGGACAGCCCGTGGCGTAACTGGGCGGGCAACGTCACCTCCCGTCCGGTACGGGAGGTCAGCCCGGCCTCGGCCGAGGAGCTGGCCGACGTCGTCAGGAAGGCGGCGGTGGACGGGCTGCGGGTGAAGACGGTCGGCACCGGCCACTCCTTCACCTCGATCGCCGCCACGGACGGGGTGCTGATCCGCCCGCACCTGCTGACGGGGATCCGTCGGATCGACCGCGAGGCGATGACCGTGACCGTGGAGTCCGGCACTCCGCTCAAGCGCCTCAACGTGGCGCTGGCCCGCGAGGGCCTGTCGCTCACGAACATGGGCGACATCATGGAGCAGACGGTCGCCGGCGCCACCTCCACCGGGACGCACGGCACGGGGCGCGACTCGGCCTCGATCGCCGCCCAGATCCGGGAGCTGGAGCTGGTCACGGCCGACGGCCGGCTGATGACCTGCTCCGAGAAGGAGAATCCCGAGGTCTTCGCGGCCGCCCGGATCGGGCTCGGCGCGCTCGGGGTCGTCACGGCGATCACCTTCGCCGTGGAGCCGGTCTTCCTGCTCACCGCGCGCGAGGAGCCGATGAGCTTCGACCGGGTCACCTCGGAGTTCGACGCGCTGCACGCGGAGAACGAGCACTTCGAGTTCTACTGGTTCCCGCACACCGACAACTGCAACACCAAGCGCAACAACCGCAGTGCAGGCCCCGCCGCGCCGCCCGGACGGGTCAGCGGCTGGATCGACGACGAGTTGCTCTCCAACGGGGTCTTCCAGCTCGCCTGTTCGCTGGGCCGCGCGGTCCCGCCGGTCATCCCGTCGATCGCCAAGATCTCCAGTCGCGCGCTGTCGGCCCGTACGTACACCGACATCCCGTACAAGGTCTTCACCTCCCCGCGCCGGGTGCGCTTCCTGGAGATGGAGTACGCGCTTCCGCGCGAGGCGGCCGTCGCGGCGCTGCGCGAACTGAAGGCGATGCTCGAGGCCTCGCCGCTGAAGGTGAGCTTCCCGGTGGAGGTGCGCACGGCCCCGGCCGACGACATCGCGCTCTCCACCGCCTCGGGGCGGGAGACCGCGTACATCGCCGTGCACCTCTACAAGGGGACGCCCCACCGCGGGTACTTCACCGCGGTGGAGCGCATCATGACCGCGCACGGCGGCCGGCCGCACTGGGGCAAGGTGCACACCCGGGACGCCTCGTACTTCTCCGAGGTCTATCCGCGCTTCGCCGAGTTCACGGCGCTGCGCGACCGTCTCGACCCGGACCGCCTCTTCGCCAACGACTATCTGCGGCGGGTGCTGGGCGACTGA
- the sepH gene encoding septation protein SepH has product MPELRVVAVSNDGTRLVLKAADSTEYTLPIDERLRAAVRNDRARLGQIEIEVESHLRPRDIQARIRAGASAEEVAQLAGIPVDRVRRFEGPVLAERAFMAERARKTPVRRPGENTGPQLGEAVQERLLLRGAEKDTVQWDSWRRDDGTWEVLLVYRVAGEVHTASWTYDPPRRLVQAVDDEARSLIGETDDTIAAAPEPSFPFVPRIARLPRDRPLDRALDRQMDRQPDRPAPSSEPEDERDSLTSLLEAVPSFRGDMVVPDLSPEPSSAEPSEETEAEEPPAPAASAGAGSAYADVLMPRAVSGHRDRLTGTTDRQAEADGVRPGRRAAVPSWDEIVFGTRRKKQD; this is encoded by the coding sequence ATGCCCGAACTGCGTGTCGTGGCCGTCTCCAACGACGGCACACGACTGGTGCTGAAGGCTGCTGACAGCACGGAGTACACGCTTCCGATCGACGAGCGGCTGCGCGCCGCCGTGCGCAACGACCGCGCCCGACTCGGTCAGATCGAGATCGAGGTGGAGAGCCACCTCCGTCCCCGCGACATCCAGGCGCGTATACGTGCCGGTGCGTCGGCGGAAGAGGTCGCCCAGCTCGCCGGGATCCCCGTCGACCGCGTGCGGCGCTTCGAGGGCCCCGTGCTCGCGGAGCGGGCGTTCATGGCGGAGCGGGCGCGCAAGACTCCCGTACGCCGGCCCGGGGAGAACACCGGACCTCAGCTCGGCGAGGCGGTGCAGGAGCGGTTGCTGCTGCGCGGCGCCGAGAAGGACACCGTGCAGTGGGACTCCTGGCGCCGTGACGACGGCACGTGGGAGGTGCTGCTCGTCTACCGGGTGGCGGGCGAGGTCCACACCGCGAGCTGGACGTACGACCCGCCCAGGCGGCTCGTCCAGGCCGTGGACGACGAGGCGCGCTCGCTGATCGGCGAGACGGACGACACGATCGCCGCCGCGCCGGAGCCCAGCTTCCCGTTCGTGCCCCGGATCGCCCGGCTGCCGCGGGACAGGCCGCTGGACCGTGCCCTGGACCGGCAGATGGACCGGCAGCCGGATCGGCCCGCTCCGTCCTCCGAGCCGGAGGACGAGCGGGACTCGCTCACCAGCCTCCTGGAGGCGGTGCCGAGCTTCCGCGGGGACATGGTCGTTCCGGACCTGAGCCCGGAGCCCTCCTCGGCCGAACCCTCCGAGGAGACCGAGGCGGAGGAGCCCCCGGCTCCCGCGGCCTCGGCCGGCGCGGGCTCGGCCTATGCCGACGTCCTCATGCCGCGGGCTGTCTCGGGCCACCGCGACCGTCTGACGGGCACCACGGACCGCCAGGCCGAGGCGGACGGCGTCCGCCCGGGCCGCCGAGCGGCGGTCCCGAGCTGGGACGAGATCGTCTTCGGCACGCGAAGGAAGAAGCAGGACTGA
- a CDS encoding sulfurtransferase: MKPIITASELVSESAGARPPVLLDVRWQLGGPPGLPAYEAGHIPGAVYVDLDAELAGPPGSGGRHPLPDVAAFGAAMRRAGVSADTPVVVYDGGLGWGAARAWWLLRWSGHADVRVLDGGLAAWTAEGHALSQETPLPRPGDFAPKPGALGLLDADEAAALARSGLLLDARAGERYRGEVEPIDPVAGHIPGAVSAPTTENVDEEGRFLPAETLAARFSALGARADGAVGVYCGSGVSAAHQVLALEIAGFPAALYAGSWSEWSHDPSRPVATGPDPA; the protein is encoded by the coding sequence ATGAAGCCCATCATCACCGCAAGCGAACTCGTGAGCGAGTCGGCCGGGGCGAGGCCCCCGGTACTGCTGGACGTCCGCTGGCAGCTCGGCGGCCCGCCCGGGCTGCCCGCGTACGAGGCCGGACACATCCCCGGCGCGGTCTATGTCGACCTGGACGCGGAACTGGCCGGTCCGCCCGGCAGCGGCGGGCGGCACCCGCTGCCGGACGTGGCGGCCTTCGGAGCGGCGATGCGCCGTGCGGGCGTCTCGGCGGACACCCCGGTCGTCGTCTACGACGGCGGCCTCGGCTGGGGCGCGGCCCGGGCCTGGTGGCTGCTGCGCTGGAGCGGGCACGCGGACGTACGCGTCCTGGACGGGGGCCTCGCGGCGTGGACGGCGGAGGGCCACGCGCTGTCCCAGGAGACCCCGCTGCCGCGGCCCGGCGACTTCGCGCCGAAGCCGGGCGCCCTCGGGCTGCTCGACGCGGACGAGGCGGCGGCGCTGGCCCGCTCCGGCCTGCTGCTCGACGCGCGGGCGGGGGAGCGCTACCGGGGCGAGGTGGAGCCGATCGACCCGGTCGCCGGCCACATCCCCGGCGCGGTCTCGGCCCCGACGACGGAGAACGTCGACGAGGAGGGCCGTTTCCTGCCCGCGGAGACGCTGGCGGCGCGCTTCTCCGCGCTGGGCGCCCGTGCGGACGGCGCGGTCGGCGTCTACTGCGGTTCCGGCGTCTCCGCCGCGCACCAGGTCCTCGCCCTGGAGATCGCGGGCTTCCCCGCGGCCCTCTACGCCGGTTCCTGGTCGGAGTGGTCCCACGACCCGTCCCGCCCGGTGGCGACGGGCCCGGACCCGGCGTAG
- a CDS encoding VOC family protein: MTEATRRTPGTPCWVSLMVHGIDATQEFYGALFGWEFVPGPQQLGPYVRALLDGKEVAGIGQLPPDRHLPVAWTTYLATNDADETAETIRCCGGTVAVGPIDAAEAGRMAICSDPTGAVFGIWQAELHHGIAAAGPPGTPVWNELLTYEASAVGKFYRTVFGYEAEPVVSPDVDFLTLHVDGRPVASLHGVGTELPRDRGPHWMTYFEVADTDAAARLVTELGGRVLRPPWEGTAGRRTEGRLALVADPEGAVFTIVRSAGG; encoded by the coding sequence ATGACCGAGGCGACTCGGCGCACACCCGGTACACCCTGTTGGGTGAGCTTGATGGTGCATGGGATTGACGCGACGCAGGAGTTCTACGGCGCGCTCTTCGGCTGGGAGTTCGTCCCCGGCCCGCAGCAGCTCGGCCCGTACGTCCGCGCACTGCTCGACGGCAAGGAAGTGGCCGGCATCGGCCAGCTGCCGCCCGACCGGCATCTGCCGGTCGCCTGGACCACCTACCTGGCCACGAACGACGCCGACGAGACCGCGGAGACCATCCGCTGCTGCGGCGGAACGGTCGCCGTCGGCCCGATCGACGCCGCCGAGGCCGGACGGATGGCGATCTGCTCGGACCCGACCGGCGCCGTCTTCGGGATCTGGCAGGCCGAGCTGCACCACGGCATCGCGGCCGCGGGCCCGCCAGGGACACCGGTCTGGAACGAGCTCCTGACGTACGAGGCCTCGGCGGTCGGCAAGTTCTACCGGACCGTGTTCGGGTACGAGGCCGAGCCGGTCGTCTCCCCCGACGTCGACTTCCTCACCCTCCATGTCGACGGTCGCCCGGTGGCGTCCCTGCACGGCGTGGGCACGGAGCTCCCGCGCGACCGGGGCCCGCACTGGATGACGTACTTCGAGGTCGCCGACACGGACGCGGCCGCCCGCCTGGTCACCGAGCTGGGCGGCCGGGTGCTGCGGCCGCCCTGGGAGGGAACGGCGGGCCGGCGCACGGAGGGCCGGCTCGCGCTCGTCGCGGACCCGGAGGGAGCGGTCTTCACGATCGTCCGCTCGGCGGGCGGCTGA
- a CDS encoding polysialyltransferase family glycosyltransferase, which yields MTANPRTQIFQVSTLYGAATLAAALDAGQFGARENARRILLVSNNAEIPETALRLDTMTGYDRIAARFDETIDWNEAIHPHHPSSWAPRPEEAPLWQRVFRTAWELGAAPVELIVESIQVNPAKALAAVFAESTVQLYADGLMSYGPTRDELPQSIACRIRRLLHLDLVPGLRPLLLAEYGVEPELVPDESFRAVLAEIAEAAEDDRQVTEAVAAAPTALLLGQYLAVLGILTAEEEEELHVRMLRGAATAGHTSVIFKPHPTAPARYSLALHEAAEEAGVRLTVLDGPLLAETFYERCRPRLVVGCFSTAMLTAAVYYDVPIARVGTGTVLERLRPYENSNRVPLTVVDHIVPDLETGEGPVVPGAAPDTLAPLVRAVGYCMQPKLHPLLREETARLLDAHRGGEHPARSLQRYFQRERLTELGLPGGDAPGPAARLRRSLARSGRS from the coding sequence ATGACTGCGAACCCGCGTACCCAGATCTTCCAGGTCTCCACGCTGTACGGCGCGGCCACCCTGGCGGCGGCCCTCGACGCCGGTCAGTTCGGCGCCCGTGAGAACGCCCGGCGGATCCTGCTCGTGTCGAACAACGCCGAGATCCCGGAGACCGCGCTGCGGCTCGACACGATGACCGGCTACGACCGGATCGCCGCCCGGTTCGACGAGACGATCGACTGGAACGAGGCCATCCACCCCCACCACCCCAGCTCCTGGGCGCCCCGCCCGGAGGAGGCCCCGCTGTGGCAGCGGGTGTTCCGGACGGCGTGGGAACTGGGCGCCGCCCCCGTCGAGTTGATCGTCGAATCCATTCAGGTCAACCCCGCCAAAGCGCTCGCCGCGGTCTTCGCCGAGAGCACCGTCCAGCTCTACGCCGACGGTCTCATGAGCTACGGGCCGACGCGTGACGAGCTGCCGCAGTCGATCGCCTGCCGCATCCGGCGCCTGCTCCACCTCGACCTGGTGCCCGGACTGCGTCCCCTGCTGCTCGCCGAGTACGGCGTCGAGCCCGAGCTCGTACCCGACGAGTCCTTCCGCGCGGTGCTCGCGGAGATCGCCGAGGCGGCCGAGGACGACCGGCAGGTCACCGAGGCGGTCGCGGCCGCGCCCACCGCCCTCCTCCTCGGCCAGTACCTCGCCGTGCTCGGCATCCTCACCGCCGAAGAGGAGGAGGAGCTGCACGTCCGCATGTTGCGCGGAGCCGCGACGGCCGGACACACCTCGGTGATCTTCAAACCGCATCCGACCGCGCCCGCCCGCTACTCGCTCGCCCTGCACGAGGCGGCCGAGGAGGCAGGCGTGCGGCTGACGGTCCTGGACGGTCCGCTGCTGGCCGAGACCTTCTACGAGCGCTGCCGGCCGCGGCTCGTCGTCGGCTGCTTCTCGACGGCGATGCTCACCGCGGCCGTCTACTACGACGTCCCCATCGCCCGGGTGGGCACCGGCACGGTCCTGGAGCGGCTCAGGCCGTACGAGAACAGCAACCGCGTGCCGCTGACCGTCGTGGACCACATCGTGCCCGACCTGGAGACGGGGGAGGGCCCCGTCGTGCCCGGCGCCGCGCCGGACACCCTGGCGCCGCTGGTCCGGGCCGTGGGCTACTGCATGCAGCCGAAACTCCACCCCCTGCTGCGCGAGGAGACCGCGCGGCTCCTCGACGCGCACCGGGGAGGCGAGCACCCGGCGCGGTCCCTCCAGCGGTACTTCCAGCGGGAGCGGCTGACCGAGCTCGGACTGCCCGGCGGCGACGCCCCTGGGCCCGCGGCCCGGCTGCGCCGGAGCCTGGCCAGGAGCGGCAGGAGCTGA
- a CDS encoding glycosyltransferase family 2 protein, producing MPKLSVIVPFHNVGLYAPDTMRSLANNADPDFEFLLIDDCSTDETPHVLDRWQDRVPNATVIRHETNLGVAQARNTGLDAATGEYVTFLDGDDWYAPGHLRAMVDGIETLGCDFARTDHVQSTGPSRSIRYAPARQRDTVMNPRDGIAPASMVTMVDYPFVPFGIYSGRLFENGASRFETKLRTAEDRLWIWRLHLKATTYAALSLHGVFYRRGVTTSLTQITDNRQLDFIPSYDLLLEEVSQDAEADRFLPKAVRTYCAMIAFHMGKADQYEPAVTKRLKQNVTDALRRMPQQVLDETLATMDTKRSTLLRGLRATGKAA from the coding sequence GTGCCGAAACTGTCCGTCATCGTGCCGTTCCACAATGTCGGGCTCTACGCCCCCGACACCATGCGCAGCCTCGCGAACAACGCGGATCCGGACTTCGAGTTCCTGCTGATCGACGACTGTTCCACGGACGAGACACCCCACGTTCTCGACCGCTGGCAGGACCGCGTTCCGAACGCCACCGTGATCCGCCACGAGACGAATCTGGGCGTGGCCCAGGCGCGCAACACCGGCCTGGACGCGGCGACCGGGGAGTACGTCACCTTCCTCGACGGCGACGACTGGTACGCCCCCGGCCACCTGCGCGCCATGGTCGACGGCATCGAGACGCTGGGCTGCGACTTCGCCCGCACCGACCATGTGCAGTCGACCGGACCGTCGCGCAGCATCCGGTACGCGCCCGCCCGGCAGCGCGACACGGTGATGAATCCACGCGACGGAATCGCACCCGCCAGCATGGTGACGATGGTCGATTATCCGTTCGTCCCGTTCGGTATCTACAGCGGCCGGCTCTTCGAGAACGGCGCCTCGCGATTCGAGACGAAACTGCGTACCGCCGAGGACCGGCTGTGGATCTGGCGTCTTCATCTGAAAGCCACGACCTATGCGGCTCTCAGTCTCCACGGGGTCTTCTACCGGCGCGGCGTGACCACCTCGCTCACGCAGATCACCGACAACCGCCAGCTGGATTTCATTCCGTCGTACGATCTGCTGCTCGAAGAGGTGTCCCAGGACGCCGAGGCGGACCGCTTTCTGCCGAAGGCGGTGCGCACCTACTGCGCCATGATCGCCTTTCACATGGGCAAGGCCGACCAGTACGAGCCGGCCGTGACCAAGCGACTCAAGCAGAACGTCACCGACGCCCTGCGGCGGATGCCGCAGCAGGTGCTCGACGAGACGCTGGCGACGATGGACACCAAGCGCAGCACGCTGCTCCGCGGCCTGCGTGCCACCGGAAAGGCGGCCTGA